AGGATGTGGATGATGACTATCGGAGTGCCAGAGTCGCGGGTTTTCGTGTTCGGACGCGCTGGCGCCATGTGCCATGATTGTGACGACGTTACGGTCGAGTGTAGAAGTGTTCGGGTAACTCCGCCGCGTGGGAAATGCCGATGGTGAGTATCAGGGATGTCGCGTCGGCGGCTGGCGTGTCGCTGACGACCGTCTCTCATGCGCTGAACAACCGCGGTCGCATAGCAGAAGAGACCCGTGACCGGATCCTGGAGGCTGCTCGCGAACTGGGCTATCAAGCGAATGCGCACGCACAACAACTCGTGACGCGCCGAAGTCGCATCATCGCGATCCAGATGCCCGCGCTCGACGTTTCCGCTGGCCCCGCGCTGCCTCAGTCGGCATATTTTCTTGATCTGATCAATGGCGCGGCGGCCGCCGCCGACGAGTCCCGGTACGCGCTGGTGGTCACCCCCTCGGGTGGCAAGGCCAATATTCTCGGTAGCTTCGCTATCGACGGCGCGATCATCGTCGACCCACAGGGCAGTGAGTCGATTTTCGGTACAGGGGCGCCGATTGTCACAATCGGTGCCACCTTGAGTGAAAGCCACGATGTGATGGCAGTCGACAATGACCACGCCATCGCGGCTCGGGTCGTGCTCGATCACTTCGCGGAGAATGGTTGCACACGTCCAGCCGCCGTAATCGATGACACTCATCGTTCCTATGTTGGCGATGTTCTCTCCGGCTATAGCGCGTGGGTGCGAGAGCGAGGCGCTCAAGAGATTGTGGTTACGGCTTCGTCAGCGCTTAGGACCATGGATGACGTCATCATGAAGCTGCGGCAAGAATGCGCCGACGCGGTGTACGCGAGCTCCGATGATCTCGCCCTGGCCCTGCTCGACGCAGCATTGCGAGCTGGGATGCAGGTACCCGGCGAGTTGGCCATCGCCTCAGCCGTGGACAGCAAGTCGCTCACCCTGACCACACCGCAGATCTCGGCCACCAACCTGTTCCCGTTCCGCACTGGTGGGACGGCCGCGCGACTGCTGATCGAACGGCTCGAAGACGCGTCGGTGGCCGAGCACACCAGGCTTATCCCTACCCAGTTCGTCGCGCGGGCGTCATCTGCAATCACCACTGTCTTGTGACGCCCTTGACAGCGCAGACCACGCGTGATTAGGGTCACTCACCAGGTTCAGCCAAAACCATTTGGCAATCTCCAGTACAACGCAAACCCTAAAGCCCGCAGCACTGCAACCGGCGTCGCCAGACTGCCAAAACGTTTTTTCAGGGAGAGATCAGTGTCGAACGATCGAGAACGTGCCAACAAAGCCGCAGTCGAAGGGCTCCTCGCGTCAGATCCGGTCTTGGTGGGGATCGAAAGCGCCGGAAGGGCGATGGGCCTGCCCCGGTCGACGGTGCTCACCTCCGGCCCGGCGATGCCGTTCTCCTCCTACACCGGCGGTCAGCGGGCGGCCGTCATCGGCGGTGCACTTTACGAAGGTCTCGCGGCCGACGAATCCGCCGCGGTTGCCGCGTTCGAACGCGGCGAGATCACGGTGCGTGGCTGTCAGGAATTTGGCTGCGTAGGCTCGCTCGCCGGCGTAACCACCGCCTCCATGCCGGTCGTGGTGGTGGCCGATGACCGCACGGGTGAGCGTGCCTACTGCACCCTCTACGAAGGCGACAGCGCCGACCGGCTCAACTATGGCAGCTACACCGAGGCCACCAAGACCAACCTGGAGGACCTCCGGCTGCGCATCGCCCCGGCCCTGAACACGCTGATCGAGGCCCAGTCCGAGGCGATGCGGCTCAGGCCGATCATGTCCCGGGCCCTGACCATGGGCGACGAGCTGCACAGCCGCAATGCTGCCGCCACCCTGTTGTTCCTCAGGCGGCTGCTCATCGGGGCCAAGCAGGTCGGCGATGAATTGGGCACCGCGCTGGAGTCACTGTGCGACGACTACTTCTTCCTTCGGCTGTCCATGGCCGCCAGCAAGGTGATGGCCAATGCTATGCGGGGGCACGCGGGCTCCAGCGTGGTCACCGCCATGGCGTTCTCCTGCGCGGAGTTCGGCATCCAGACCTCAGGCACCGGCGACACTTGGTTCACCGGTCCGCTGCCCACCTTCGACGATTACCGGTTGGAGCCCGGCTACGACGCCGACGACATCGAATTCATGGGCGGCGAGAGCACCATCACCGAGGTGGTCGGCCTGGGCGGCCTCGCCCAGGCCGCTGGTTTGCCGCTGCATCGCTCCAGTGGCCGCGACGCCTCGTTGATGATCGCCCGGACCACCTCGATGTACGAAGTCACCGTGACCGAAAGCCCAGACTTCCTGATCCCCGTCTTGAACTACCGTGGCACCCCGCTGGGCTTGGACGTCGAGAAGATCGTCGCCCGGCCCGATCGCACCCCGATACTCGACATCGGCATCGCCGGCCGATCAGGGCGACAGATAGGAGGTGGCGTCGCCAGAGCACCCCTCGCGCCCTTCAGCAAAGCATGGAACGCGTTGAATTAGCCGCGTTCCCCGCGCCAGACTGTGTCATCGCCCTGATTGCGCAGTCGATCCATTGCCGCAGCTGGTGACCCAAGGTTGTCGGGCAGTCACCAAGTGTCGACCCATTTTGGAACCACATACAAACTCAAGGACCTACAGTATGAGCCAGACGCCACCGCAAAACGAAATCGACCGCCCCCCGATCAAGGTCGATGCCGTCGGCAAAGTGGAGAGTTACGGAATCGAGTACATTCCCGACGAAGACCGGCATTCCCGACCGCGGAACCTGCTGTGGATTCTGTTCGGCGGGAGCATGACCTTCGGCATTATCGTGATCGGCTGGGTGCCGGTGTCGCTCGGTCTCGGTTGGTGGGCATCGGCCAGTGCCATCGTCGTGGGCTCAGCCATCGGCGCGACCCTGATGGCCCCGATGGGCCTGCTCGGCCTGCGCAGCGGTAGCAACAACCCGGTCGCCAGCGGCGCACATTTCGGTGCGCTGGGCCGGCTGATTGGCTCGGCCCTCGGTATTACCGCCGACATTGTCTTCGCCGCCTTGTGCATCTGGGCGGCGGGAGAAGTCTTGGCCCGCAGTGTGGTTCGAATCTTCGGCATCGAAAGCCAAACCACCACCATCGTTCTGCTGATCTCGGCCTACGCCCTCGTTGCGATCGTCATGACGATCATCGCGGTACTGGGCCACGCCAACATGGTGACTTTCACCAAGTGGATGGTGCCCACCGCGGGCAGCATCATGATCTTGTACGTCTTCGTCGCCGCACCGAATTTCGATCCAAACTACTCCGGCGGCGACTACGCGCTGGGCAGTTTCTGGCCCACCTGGATTCTGGGCATGCTGGCCTGCGCCGGCACGATCAACTCTTACGGCCCCTACGTCGGCGACTGGACCCGCCACATCTCGACCAAGAAGTTCGAACCCCGGCAATCGGTCAGCGCGGCATGGCTCGGCGGATTCTTCGGCATGGGCGGCGCGTTTATGTTCGGTGCCTACACTGCGGTGACGTTCAAAGACCCGATCAACGCCTATGCGACCGAGTTTGCCAACAATGTGCCGTACTGGTTCTTGTTCTTCGCGCTCTACCTCGCGTTCATCCCGGGCACAGCTCAAGCGGTCATCAACATCTACAACATGGGATTGGATTTCTCTTCCATCGTCCCAGGTCTGAGTCGCGTGCGCGCCACCATCTACCTGTCGATCGTGTCGACCCTGCTGGTCTTCGTCGGCGCCTTCTACCAGCAACTCTCGGCGATCGTGAGCTCCTACCTGGCAATCCTCATCGTGCTCGGTGCGCCGTGGAGCATCATCAACCTGATTGGCTATTTCAACAACCGTGGATACTACGACGCCGATTCCCTGCAGGTGTACAACCGCGGTCAGATGGGCGGTCGCTACTGGTCTTCGATCGGGCTCAATCACCGGGCTGTGATCGCTTGGGCCGCAGCCGTTGCCGTGGGCATGCTGTTCGTCAACACGGGGTGGTACACCGGTCCCGGCGCCCACATGCTCAACGGTGCGGACATCGGCTTCGTGGTCTCCACGCTCGTGGGCGGGACCGTGTATTTCGCCTTCCTGAAATGGAATCCGGAGCCGGCCTACATCTTCTCTGACCAGGGCGCCCGGATTGCTAGCGCCCCGCCCGAGCGGTACGGCGGTTTCATGCCGATCCAGGAAATGGACATGTCCAAGGTCCGGTGGCGAATTGGCTGATACACCTCGCGTGCGCGAGATTTTTCAGAGGTGGTGATCGTAACGCTCTACCTGTGCAGCTAGAAATTCCATCACCGAAATAGAAAGAAGTAGCAAACAATGGATACACTGCGCGAAATCAACCCCGCACATTCCGAAAACGCCAAGCAGCTCGCGGATGACGGCGTACGGTACGTCACGGCATCCTGGGTGGACGTCTTCGGCCGGTCCCGGGCGAAGAGCCACCCCATCGAGCGGCTTCCCGATTTGATGGCCGGCTTCGCCCGGTACACCCCCCGCGGCATCAACGGCATCGGCCGCATGGATCCGGTGGAGGAAGAGGTCACCGCACTGCCCGATCTCGACACGCTGACTGTCCTGCCGTGGGACAAGCGCTTCGCTTGGATGGCTTCGGATATGTGGTCGGACAAGGGCGAGCCGTTCTCACTGTGCCCGCGCTCGATCCTGAAGAAGCAGGTCGAGCGTGCTGCCAGCCTAGGCTACCGGCGCACGTTAGGTATCGAGCCCGAGTTCTACCTCTATCGGCCCGAGGATGTAACAGCCGATAGTTTCGGCGAACTGACAGTCACCGGAGGCATCCAGCCCAGCCCAGCTTATGACGTCGAGACGATGTACGACGTATCGGACTTCCTCGACGAGGTCGTGTCAACGATGAAGGACATCGGTCTGGAAGCTTTCGCCCTGGGCGCAGAGGGCGGGGTCGGACAGTTCGAGATCGACTTCTATTACAAGGACATGCTGGAGATGGCGGACCGGGTCACCCTCTTCCGGCTCATGGTCCACCAGGTAGCAAAGAAGCACGGGCTGGCAGTCAGCTTTATGCCAAAACCTTTTGCCAACCTTTGGGGCTCGGGTGCGCACTTCAACCTGGGGCTCTGCACTCTCGGCGCCGGCGAGGAGAGCGTCCTGCGGATCGGCGGGGCCAGCGTGCAGGGTGAAGACGAGTGGTCCAAGGAGGCCAAGTACTTCGTCGGCGGCCTGCTCAAGCATGCCCGGGCACTCACCGCGATCACCAACCCTCTGGTGAACTCCTACAAGCGGTTGACGCCGCGGCTGGTCGACGGATCGGTGTCGTGGGCGCCGATCAAGATCGCATATGGACCCAACAACCGCTCGTGCATGATCCGCCTGCCGGAGAATCGCCCCGCGATCGAGGTCCGCAACCCGGATGCCTCGGCCAACGTGTACCTGGCCGGAGCCTTCCTGCTCGCCGCCGGCCTGGACGGCATTTCCAACGAGATCGATCCCGGCCAGCCGATGACCGAACTCGCATCCGACAACGAGGACATCGCGCGGCTGCCGCGCACCCTCCTCGAAGCGATCGAGGCATTCGAGCAGGACGAGCTGAGCCACGAGGTCTTCGGTGCCGATTTCATGAAGGACTACACCGCGACCAAGCGTGACGAATGGGAGCAGGACCACCTGCCGGTGGGCGAGAAGGAGCGCGCCCAGCACCTGGTGTACTACTAAACCCTCCCTGCATCAATTGGCGTAAGTATCCGCCCGCAGCGCACTGAGGTGATACTGGCCGGGCTTGGCGAATTATGACACCGATCGGTCGCCAAGCCCGGCCAGGCTGCGCCATTGCGGATATTCAATATGAAATGGTGGATAGAGACGTGTTTGCGACGGAATCACTAAATGCGCTGTTAGACGAGGTTAAACCACTTCTGGACCGCGGCAAGGTATCCAACTACCTCCCGGAATTGAGCCGGGCCAACCAAGACGAATTGGCCATCGCCATCGATCTCGGCTCGGAAGGCGTTGTCACGGCGGGCAATCACCGCGCCACCTTCACCATGCAAAGCGTGGTCAAAGTTTTCACTCTCCTGCTGGCACTGCACTACCACGGAAAGGATCACGTATTCGAACGAGTCGGATTCGACCAGGCCGTCGGATCGTACAACTCGCTCGAAACATTCATCAAAGGCTCGGGTGTGCCTGTCAACCCATTCGTCAACGCCGGCGCCCTCGTCATCGCCGACATGATTCCCGGATCCGACCCCGATAGCCGGGCCAACCACGTTCTCGAAATCATCCGGGCGCTGACCGGAAATGCGGACATCCGAGTGAACTTTGACGTCGCGAAATCCGAATTGACGCTCGCCGACCGCAACCGCGCACTCGGCTACTGCCTACGTAGCCACGGCCTGATCTCGACCGGGGTCGAAAACCTACTCTGGGCGTATTGCCAGATGTGCTCGATCGAAGTCGATGTCGTGGACCTGGCTGCGGCCAGTCGGGTGCTCGCCGGCAACTCCGATATTCACGTCATGGGCCAACTACTCGATGCCGCACACCTACGAACGGTTCGCCGCCTGATGTTGTCCTCCGGCATGTATGAGGGGTCCGGCCAGTACGCATGCGAGGTCGGGATTCCCGCGAAATGCGGGGTATCTGGCGCGATGATCGGCGTCGTGCCAAAAGAGCAAGGTATCGGGATCTATGGCCCTGCCCTCGACAAATTCGGCAACAGTATCGGTGGCCTCCGATTGATGCAATTACTGTCCGCGGCACTGCGCATCGATTGACATAGCGAGACAAAGGACCATTATGTGCCGCCAGGTCACTATCGGGCGGGTCGATACCGGTGCCGAATATGGATTTTCCAATTTCGGCCTCCGATCGCCGATCTATAACTGGAACAGCACCTATGGCTAGCCGCGCTCATCACGGCCCACGCCCTCTGCGGCCTATTGCCGCGGAGTGGGCCTGGCAGCAAAATGCCCGTTGCCGCAGCGCTGATCCCAACCTCTTCTTTCATCCTGAGGGTGAGAGAGGCGCAGAACGCGATCGCCGCTATCGGCGGGCGGTGCAATTTTGCGCGGACTGTCCCGTCCGCGACGACTGTGCGGCGCACGCGCTGCTTTTTGGTGAGGACTACGGTACCTGGGGCGGCATGTCGGAGGGAGATCGCTTGCGCAGCTTGGGTAAGGGCCGCAGCAGGCGTGCGGCGATTGATCACGACCGTGCATAACTCGCCCAAATATCCAACGAAATTTGGGGCCAGTTTTACGCTCTAGTCACCGAGTATGCATTTGTGGCTGAACGGCCGCTACTCACCGTATCGCTGATAGCGTCGGCTGCAGACGTACCTTGCGCGAGCGAGAAAAGCGGCGAACAACGCCGTCTCTGTGTCATCAACGGCATTGTCGATGTCTTCGGGGTGCCACTGGACACCTAGCACCCAAATGTCAGGGTTTTCGTGTTCAATCGCTTCAATGACGCCGTCGGCCGTGCGGGCGGCTACCCGGAAAGATGGGGCGACCTGTCCAACAGCTTGATGATGTCCGTGGCGAACAAGAGCTGACGACCGGCCCAGGATATGA
The window above is part of the Mycolicibacterium fortuitum subsp. fortuitum genome. Proteins encoded here:
- a CDS encoding glutamine synthetase family protein; translation: MDVFGRSRAKSHPIERLPDLMAGFARYTPRGINGIGRMDPVEEEVTALPDLDTLTVLPWDKRFAWMASDMWSDKGEPFSLCPRSILKKQVERAASLGYRRTLGIEPEFYLYRPEDVTADSFGELTVTGGIQPSPAYDVETMYDVSDFLDEVVSTMKDIGLEAFALGAEGGVGQFEIDFYYKDMLEMADRVTLFRLMVHQVAKKHGLAVSFMPKPFANLWGSGAHFNLGLCTLGAGEESVLRIGGASVQGEDEWSKEAKYFVGGLLKHARALTAITNPLVNSYKRLTPRLVDGSVSWAPIKIAYGPNNRSCMIRLPENRPAIEVRNPDASANVYLAGAFLLAAGLDGISNEIDPGQPMTELASDNEDIARLPRTLLEAIEAFEQDELSHEVFGADFMKDYTATKRDEWEQDHLPVGEKERAQHLVYY
- a CDS encoding purine-cytosine permease family protein; translation: MPQLVTQGCRAVTKCRPILEPHTNSRTYSMSQTPPQNEIDRPPIKVDAVGKVESYGIEYIPDEDRHSRPRNLLWILFGGSMTFGIIVIGWVPVSLGLGWWASASAIVVGSAIGATLMAPMGLLGLRSGSNNPVASGAHFGALGRLIGSALGITADIVFAALCIWAAGEVLARSVVRIFGIESQTTTIVLLISAYALVAIVMTIIAVLGHANMVTFTKWMVPTAGSIMILYVFVAAPNFDPNYSGGDYALGSFWPTWILGMLACAGTINSYGPYVGDWTRHISTKKFEPRQSVSAAWLGGFFGMGGAFMFGAYTAVTFKDPINAYATEFANNVPYWFLFFALYLAFIPGTAQAVINIYNMGLDFSSIVPGLSRVRATIYLSIVSTLLVFVGAFYQQLSAIVSSYLAILIVLGAPWSIINLIGYFNNRGYYDADSLQVYNRGQMGGRYWSSIGLNHRAVIAWAAAVAVGMLFVNTGWYTGPGAHMLNGADIGFVVSTLVGGTVYFAFLKWNPEPAYIFSDQGARIASAPPERYGGFMPIQEMDMSKVRWRIG
- a CDS encoding LacI family DNA-binding transcriptional regulator; translated protein: MVSIRDVASAAGVSLTTVSHALNNRGRIAEETRDRILEAARELGYQANAHAQQLVTRRSRIIAIQMPALDVSAGPALPQSAYFLDLINGAAAAADESRYALVVTPSGGKANILGSFAIDGAIIVDPQGSESIFGTGAPIVTIGATLSESHDVMAVDNDHAIAARVVLDHFAENGCTRPAAVIDDTHRSYVGDVLSGYSAWVRERGAQEIVVTASSALRTMDDVIMKLRQECADAVYASSDDLALALLDAALRAGMQVPGELAIASAVDSKSLTLTTPQISATNLFPFRTGGTAARLLIERLEDASVAEHTRLIPTQFVARASSAITTVL
- a CDS encoding DUF1116 domain-containing protein; translated protein: MSNDRERANKAAVEGLLASDPVLVGIESAGRAMGLPRSTVLTSGPAMPFSSYTGGQRAAVIGGALYEGLAADESAAVAAFERGEITVRGCQEFGCVGSLAGVTTASMPVVVVADDRTGERAYCTLYEGDSADRLNYGSYTEATKTNLEDLRLRIAPALNTLIEAQSEAMRLRPIMSRALTMGDELHSRNAAATLLFLRRLLIGAKQVGDELGTALESLCDDYFFLRLSMAASKVMANAMRGHAGSSVVTAMAFSCAEFGIQTSGTGDTWFTGPLPTFDDYRLEPGYDADDIEFMGGESTITEVVGLGGLAQAAGLPLHRSSGRDASLMIARTTSMYEVTVTESPDFLIPVLNYRGTPLGLDVEKIVARPDRTPILDIGIAGRSGRQIGGGVARAPLAPFSKAWNALN
- a CDS encoding WhiB family transcriptional regulator, giving the protein MASRAHHGPRPLRPIAAEWAWQQNARCRSADPNLFFHPEGERGAERDRRYRRAVQFCADCPVRDDCAAHALLFGEDYGTWGGMSEGDRLRSLGKGRSRRAAIDHDRA
- the glsA gene encoding glutaminase A; translated protein: MTPIGRQARPGCAIADIQYEMVDRDVFATESLNALLDEVKPLLDRGKVSNYLPELSRANQDELAIAIDLGSEGVVTAGNHRATFTMQSVVKVFTLLLALHYHGKDHVFERVGFDQAVGSYNSLETFIKGSGVPVNPFVNAGALVIADMIPGSDPDSRANHVLEIIRALTGNADIRVNFDVAKSELTLADRNRALGYCLRSHGLISTGVENLLWAYCQMCSIEVDVVDLAAASRVLAGNSDIHVMGQLLDAAHLRTVRRLMLSSGMYEGSGQYACEVGIPAKCGVSGAMIGVVPKEQGIGIYGPALDKFGNSIGGLRLMQLLSAALRID